Genomic segment of Mucilaginibacter sabulilitoris:
TTAATCCCTTTATAATTTCGGTAATAGTCATAAAGCTTATTCCAATCCTCATAAGTCACTTTCAAAACGAAGACTTGTGCATCTATTCCTTTATCAACAACTTTTATTCCTTTGCTTTCTTTTATCTGATAGTTTTTTTCCGCTCTGTCTATAAATAAACGCGGATCTAAATCGGGAAAGTCAAGATCAATTTCCTGAACGCTTGTCCAGCACATCGAATTTTTAGTCCATTGGGTGATGTTTGCATATCCAGCAGCAGGACGGGTAATTTTTTGATATACCTGTTCGGAAATTAGTTTTAACATTTCTATAAGACTTTGCGGAATTTCCTGTGTTTCCCAAATCAGGTCGAAATTCAGATGAAGACCAGATTCCAGAGTTAGCGCAGAAAGATAGGAAACAGTATAAGCAACAGTCTGGGCTCTGAACCCACCATCGTACCAGGGGGCAGCGGAGATGATTTTTTCAACAGCCCTAAATAAAATTACGCGGCAGATTGCATCCTTAAAATATGTTTCCGTAATAGCCAGATTATCCTTTTCAAGAGTCTCTGTAATTTCATCAGCGAATTTTTTGAAACTTTCCTGTGCACCTTTGGACACGATATCCGGTCGCCTGCGCCACATTACTTCTGTTTTTGAAAGCAGCGTTTTATCGACTACCTGCTGTTTCGGATTCTCATTAATAAATCTTCCTTTTTCAGCCGGTTTCAAATATGCCTGACTGTTGAGGTATTCCCCTCTTACCCGTTCATAAAACCAATGAGTTCGCTTTTGAGAGCCGCCGATGGCTGGGGCATAAATTCTATTCGAGTAATCCTTCATGTCCTTATGAAAAGGGCTATTGGAGAAAAAATCAGAATTATTTATTTTATTCTGCGTATTAGCATATTCAGCCACTTTTGAAATAAAGTCATCCTGGTTTTCTGTTTTTTTAACCACAGATAATTTCATCTGAACTGCTACTTGAGAAACATCGAGATTTGAAGTCATCCTTGCTGCATAAATAGCAGAAGTTGTCTGCCCGCCATTAACGATCTGAAAATTCTTTATTTTTTTTAAATGACCGTCACTTCCGACTTCGACTGATTCCGCAGTTGCCGTAATCCCGTTGTTATATGCAAAGAACATTTCCGGTTTGTATTCAATTGTATTTTTTAAACCTTTATTGACATTGCCTTTGAACTGAAGGAAGGTACGCACGTTTTGTTCAAACAGCTTTTGCCCGTGATCTTCATAGATGCTGACCAGCAGATCTCCGTTGATAACGGTCAAATATGACTGATAGCTATTGTTTTCGTCATTTATTTTCAAACATGGCAAGTTCACTTCTATATCAGAAACTGCCGCTTTACTTTCGGATTGATAAATGTTATGCAGATACTCGATGTCTACAACACGAAACTCAAATTGTATATCCTTGTCGGTCTCTGAAGGAAGCTCCATTAAATTCCTGGTAGCTTTTCCGTCAGTAAGCACCATGAATCTTACTTTATGGAGTTGCTTTTTTTCGACGTATTTATAAATGTTATACGCCATAGAGTAAGCTTCTGACGTTTCTTCCATTTCTTTGTATAACCCCTCAGTGGATTTTTTATAAAAAGTCTTAAGGCGGTTAAATTTTGTCTCTATCTGTCCCTTTGTCAAAGTCTGAATTATATTGTCTTGGAAAAACTGGTGATTTAATATTGTAAGTATTTTCCTTTCATCATCATAATCATAACCGTAGGCCTCAATACCTTTTTTTATATATTCAGCAGGTGAGTAATTATTGGTCAGATCACCTACGCTGACAAGGTCTTCACAGACAATTTCAAAGAACGACTGAGCCTTTAAAAGTGCCCGGCTTTCCGCGTCACTCAGAATTGACTGTAAAAAGTCTTCATGGAATTCTTCAATTGATGCCATTGTGATCAGGTATTAAATGGTAAGGGTACTTCATTCGTGACACATTTCGCTAAATCAATAGAATACTGAGCAGTCAGGATTCTGCTGTCGACACCGCTCGATAATATTTTAGGAAAATCATCTGATACGAGATATGACTTACTTAAATCAAATGAATACGTAAAAAATGGGGGTTCGGTTACGCTCTGCATGTACCCATATGCCGAAAGTTTAGCCTCAAAAATATCTCGGGTTTCGTAATCCTCTTCCGGGATTAGGGCATTAACTGCATCGATCATGTCCAAAATTGAGATGCCATGGTTTGTATGTGTCAAGCCATAAACTGACAGATATAGTGGTTTTATTTCGCAATCAAGCTGCTGCAATGAGGAAATCTTTATTATTCTTCCCTTACTGGCAATAAACGATTTGACTTCAACAAAGAATTCCGGCAGAGAAAAGTCTTTTTTATCAGAGTCGGGACCCACCCAGCTTAAAATAGATTCTTGATACCCGAATTCAGGTATCAATGAATAAACTATAAAATAGAGTTCGGTAAGCAAACCCATCTGAAGAATTTCTGTCATGGCTGTCGTATTATTTTCACGTAGAAATTTCTGCCACCTTTTAATCCTAAGATTAATTACTGGAATCATACTGATTTCATTTGCACACTTACTGGCCATAAATACTAGGTTGGTACAGACAGAAAGAAATATTTCCCAATCGCCGTTATTAGTCAGGATAAAATACAGTTTGCCTGATTCATCGTCTGAAACTGGAATTACTGAAATCCCTTTGATATTTTCGGCAATTTCTATATCCGTCAAGGGAAACCCGAATTTAATAAGCAGGCCATACCTGTTTTTACTGTCTGTTACCCAAAAAAAATCATGAGCTGTTTCGATATCGATCCTTCGAGAAGTATCAGGTTTCATGTGTAGCCATGGATTCTCTGCAGCTTTAGTCATCGCTTTCGCTTTCTAATTTTAAACTGTCTGTTAAATTTTTAAAATACACTGTATTAATTAAAAGCTTAGCGGGTTTTTCTTTCGTGAGAGCATCCCCGGAAAAGCTAATGCCGAATGCTGCTAATTCATCTCTGTAATTCGGATCATCTTTATCCTCAACCTGGAGGATGTGGAGCATTAGTAATGGCCGCACCCGCGCCGCCCTTGCAGCCTTACGATCATTTTTCAATGCTTTTCTAGTTTCGTCATCTTCAATTGTAATAGACTCTGATGTTCCTGAAGACACCTGCCTATTCAAAACTTCGTATGCGCCTTTATTAAGTTTAATCCTTCTGTACTGTTTTTTAATACCAATATCATTAAATACAAAATCATCCCCATTTCCACTGTAAAGGGCAATATCCCAGTCTGTCGTGCGCTCGTCGAGGTATTTCAAAATAAAGGCAATGGGCATACGAGAAGTAAGCCCTAGTTTATCTTTATCCACCGTTTTGAATTCCTTTATGAACTTTTTAACTAAACTTTTATTTATGTTTTTCCAGACTATAGTTTTTTCATCAGTTGAAGGCTGGGGCAGTAAAACAAGTAAATCTTTGATTGCATTTATATTATGATCAATGCTTTCAGCTTCTGCACGTAAATAACTCGTTTCTTTTAAGGAGCCATCCAGCTGCATACTGTAGTAAAACTCCTGGACATTTTTCTGCTTGTTTCTGGCAGTTATCTGCAGGGCGCTGTCAGGGTTTTCTACCAAGTACAGGCCAAAATCATTGGGTGTTTTCTTATGCTCTGCCATCAGTTTAAAATCAGAAATCAGATCTTCAGTTGCCCGAATTATTTCAGCAAAGTCCCTTATTCGGTCCTGCGGCATAAATATTTTGCATATATCTTCATACCCGGGCCGGTAACCAAACCACCGCCCCATCTGCATTAAAGTATCATAAAATACCGTATTTCTCAAAAAATAGCTGATACTCAGTCCTTCGACGGTAAACCCTCTGGCAAGACTTGCACCGCCGATTACAATTGCGTTGGTAACGGTATCTTTCCGATATTCGAGAGGAATCGTTTTTTTTAAGTGAACTTCTCTGACAACAACCGTTTCTATATAAGCTGGAAGCTCGGCGAGTAACTGGTCCCATGAAAATTCAATTTCTGAAAGATGCATGTCAAATGATGTTTTAAGGTCACGAATTGTTTCACTTTGATCTAATGCATCGAAAAGCTTTGAATACGAAACAACATCCTTTTTTATTTTTTCTTTCAGATATTCTTCAGTCAGCGTAGCAAGATTTTTATGTACATCTGTAAATCTCGTCGCATGAATCAGCATACTGTTGTGTTTATTGCCCTGACCTCTTAATCGTCGAATACCTATATTCAAAACAAAAAGGCGAATAGCATCAAGCAGGCTGCCGGGAAGCTCCTCCAACTTAAAGTCTTTCTTGTGATCATAAGGAATACTAAATTCATTATCCTCGATGGGAATAAGATGCTGTTCTTCAGAATCGATAAAAATCTTACGGGCGCCGAAATAATTTGAAGGAGCGTCTAAAGCGTAGATGAAATCTTGTGGAAATAAATCGTTTCCAACATCTGTATGAGAGGCTTGATGATCTATGAATATATTAGCATAGGGTGTAGCAGTATAGGCGACATACGCAGATTTTTTAAACAAACTAAGCAGTTTCCTTAGTCTTAAATTTATGGCAGTCGGATCCTCTTTCTCTTTTGTATTAATTGACGCATAATCGGACTCATCATCAATAACAAGCATCGCATGA
This window contains:
- a CDS encoding AIPR family protein, whose amino-acid sequence is MASIEEFHEDFLQSILSDAESRALLKAQSFFEIVCEDLVSVGDLTNNYSPAEYIKKGIEAYGYDYDDERKILTILNHQFFQDNIIQTLTKGQIETKFNRLKTFYKKSTEGLYKEMEETSEAYSMAYNIYKYVEKKQLHKVRFMVLTDGKATRNLMELPSETDKDIQFEFRVVDIEYLHNIYQSESKAAVSDIEVNLPCLKINDENNSYQSYLTVINGDLLVSIYEDHGQKLFEQNVRTFLQFKGNVNKGLKNTIEYKPEMFFAYNNGITATAESVEVGSDGHLKKIKNFQIVNGGQTTSAIYAARMTSNLDVSQVAVQMKLSVVKKTENQDDFISKVAEYANTQNKINNSDFFSNSPFHKDMKDYSNRIYAPAIGGSQKRTHWFYERVRGEYLNSQAYLKPAEKGRFINENPKQQVVDKTLLSKTEVMWRRRPDIVSKGAQESFKKFADEITETLEKDNLAITETYFKDAICRVILFRAVEKIISAAPWYDGGFRAQTVAYTVSYLSALTLESGLHLNFDLIWETQEIPQSLIEMLKLISEQVYQKITRPAAGYANITQWTKNSMCWTSVQEIDLDFPDLDPRLFIDRAEKNYQIKESKGIKVVDKGIDAQVFVLKVTYEDWNKLYDYYRNYKGIKNLSSMQLGVLEKMASGKIDLPSEKQSKILYQVYSSAKSEGVNVN
- a CDS encoding PD-(D/E)XK motif protein, whose protein sequence is MTKAAENPWLHMKPDTSRRIDIETAHDFFWVTDSKNRYGLLIKFGFPLTDIEIAENIKGISVIPVSDDESGKLYFILTNNGDWEIFLSVCTNLVFMASKCANEISMIPVINLRIKRWQKFLRENNTTAMTEILQMGLLTELYFIVYSLIPEFGYQESILSWVGPDSDKKDFSLPEFFVEVKSFIASKGRIIKISSLQQLDCEIKPLYLSVYGLTHTNHGISILDMIDAVNALIPEEDYETRDIFEAKLSAYGYMQSVTEPPFFTYSFDLSKSYLVSDDFPKILSSGVDSRILTAQYSIDLAKCVTNEVPLPFNT
- a CDS encoding Z1 domain-containing protein; the encoded protein is MQTNSYQAVKQFIYNKLNDTPSPLGKSIISQEIENFKNVIASVPKEILISILSVQDYENLSIDDWHRMTREFEIHFDVEMRHGILIQGDEQQKRDTLWWTSIQKQLTDNYYWERLRNYLLRSLPPEVVKTIDTDTDLVMNNLENPTKSDFNRYGMVVGHVQSGKTGNYSSLICKAADAGYKFIVVIAGGINNLRDQTQERLNESFIGQHKGSQVGAGIGNTRRESMPYSLTTVERDFNKQDADRLAHGINFDTVSVPILLVIKKNTSTLKNVIDWLEMQYKGNDIDHAMLVIDDESDYASINTKEKEDPTAINLRLRKLLSLFKKSAYVAYTATPYANIFIDHQASHTDVGNDLFPQDFIYALDAPSNYFGARKIFIDSEEQHLIPIEDNEFSIPYDHKKDFKLEELPGSLLDAIRLFVLNIGIRRLRGQGNKHNSMLIHATRFTDVHKNLATLTEEYLKEKIKKDVVSYSKLFDALDQSETIRDLKTSFDMHLSEIEFSWDQLLAELPAYIETVVVREVHLKKTIPLEYRKDTVTNAIVIGGASLARGFTVEGLSISYFLRNTVFYDTLMQMGRWFGYRPGYEDICKIFMPQDRIRDFAEIIRATEDLISDFKLMAEHKKTPNDFGLYLVENPDSALQITARNKQKNVQEFYYSMQLDGSLKETSYLRAEAESIDHNINAIKDLLVLLPQPSTDEKTIVWKNINKSLVKKFIKEFKTVDKDKLGLTSRMPIAFILKYLDERTTDWDIALYSGNGDDFVFNDIGIKKQYRRIKLNKGAYEVLNRQVSSGTSESITIEDDETRKALKNDRKAARAARVRPLLMLHILQVEDKDDPNYRDELAAFGISFSGDALTKEKPAKLLINTVYFKNLTDSLKLESESDD